One genomic segment of Catalinimonas alkaloidigena includes these proteins:
- a CDS encoding alkaline phosphatase D family protein, with product MKTRCLALFVLILLSIQPLSAQQIDSVYFTTGFRTGELTDTSVVVWTRLCKQPEPVPIWHEQHEAPFKDPVDFDNDMPVLEMDGAVEGIFGQVKVILRSDDSEIATDWEYVSSYKDYTFKKEFGGLQADTRYSIRILGRHREEGPVTEISGHFTTAPSQDKAIPVLFTSSTCQYFWDYDDPVRGFKIYDQMLALEPLFHCQTGDYVYYDKPGPMAYTVEMARHKWHAINAWPSLSDFYAETPLYIQKDDHDISWNDASPASSPFGEITFQDGLALWYEQTPTITERPYRTHRWGKDLQIWFVEGREYRSDNDKADGADKTIWGEAQKEWFTRTIEASDATFKILMSPTPVVGPDRASGKSDNHSNKAFSFEGEWLRNFLAEQENTYVVNGDRHWQYVSEDEATGVLEFSQGPSSDAHAQGWKEGDVRPEHKFLRVKGGFLAVKVYREGNSAFISFMHYDVDGNIVNEEVIEKAL from the coding sequence ATGAAGACACGATGCCTGGCCCTGTTTGTACTTATCCTTTTGTCCATTCAACCACTGTCAGCACAGCAAATAGATAGTGTATACTTTACCACTGGCTTTAGAACGGGAGAACTTACCGATACCAGTGTGGTTGTCTGGACAAGATTGTGTAAGCAGCCAGAACCTGTTCCCATCTGGCATGAGCAGCATGAAGCACCTTTTAAGGACCCAGTCGATTTTGATAATGATATGCCGGTACTCGAGATGGATGGAGCGGTAGAAGGGATATTTGGCCAGGTGAAAGTCATATTACGTTCTGATGACAGTGAGATCGCTACTGACTGGGAATATGTCTCTTCTTATAAGGATTATACCTTCAAAAAAGAATTTGGTGGACTACAAGCCGACACACGCTATAGCATAAGGATACTGGGCAGGCACAGGGAAGAGGGGCCGGTTACTGAGATCAGTGGCCATTTCACTACTGCACCCTCACAGGATAAAGCTATTCCGGTGCTTTTCACTTCCTCTACCTGCCAATATTTTTGGGATTATGATGATCCGGTGAGAGGCTTCAAAATCTACGACCAGATGCTGGCGCTTGAGCCGCTCTTTCATTGCCAGACCGGGGATTATGTGTATTACGATAAGCCCGGCCCTATGGCATATACTGTGGAGATGGCAAGACATAAGTGGCATGCCATCAATGCCTGGCCTTCTTTGTCAGACTTCTATGCAGAAACCCCCTTGTACATTCAGAAAGATGACCATGACATCAGCTGGAATGATGCTTCTCCCGCCAGTTCTCCCTTCGGAGAGATCACTTTTCAGGATGGGCTGGCCCTTTGGTATGAGCAGACTCCCACTATTACCGAACGCCCTTACCGTACGCATCGCTGGGGTAAAGACCTGCAAATCTGGTTCGTAGAAGGCAGGGAGTACCGGAGTGATAATGACAAAGCCGATGGAGCAGACAAGACGATCTGGGGAGAAGCGCAGAAAGAATGGTTTACCCGAACGATTGAAGCTTCTGACGCTACTTTCAAAATATTAATGTCGCCCACACCGGTGGTAGGACCCGACCGGGCTAGTGGTAAAAGTGACAATCATTCCAACAAAGCTTTTTCTTTTGAGGGAGAATGGCTGAGGAATTTTCTGGCAGAGCAGGAGAACACCTATGTGGTCAATGGTGACCGGCACTGGCAGTATGTTTCTGAGGATGAAGCCACGGGAGTTTTGGAATTTAGCCAGGGACCATCCAGCGATGCGCATGCCCAGGGATGGAAAGAAGGTGATGTACGTCCCGAGCATAAGTTTCTGCGGGTAAAAGGGGGCTTCCTGGCGGTAAAGGTATATCGCGAAGGAAATAGTGCCTTCATCAGCTTCATGCACTATGATGTAGATGGGAATATTGTCAATGAAGAGGTTATAGAAAAAGCGCTATAA
- a CDS encoding outer membrane beta-barrel protein: protein MLLKAQSKSVQVFTSCVILSCLTIFISLPTQAQDWSFAVGPGISSYIGDVSDQKLTKPGFALNAEAWYYLNDNFQLKSGLSFYNISADDVDSTRMRSFRASNFEVYTSAMYYFKRGFITPFAYVGIGFTTNNPMGQSTIGEWDLRDVEPEAEKVPGLVGIVPFGMGLEYEITPVLSVVADLSLRYALSDQLDAVSKEIIQVDALGADALEYHSSLSEYVERQVNEEPALRGGSSSEGDMYGMFSLKIKFIPTASIFGCIDPYKYSRPDRRRKQRNYDPL, encoded by the coding sequence ATGTTGCTAAAAGCCCAAAGTAAGAGCGTACAAGTGTTTACAAGCTGCGTCATCTTAAGTTGCCTCACTATATTCATATCACTTCCCACCCAAGCTCAGGACTGGAGCTTTGCAGTAGGTCCCGGTATCAGTAGTTATATAGGTGATGTAAGCGACCAAAAATTAACGAAGCCCGGTTTTGCGCTCAATGCGGAGGCCTGGTATTACCTCAACGATAATTTCCAACTCAAATCGGGACTTAGCTTTTACAATATAAGTGCCGATGATGTGGATTCTACCCGTATGCGCAGTTTCCGCGCCAGTAATTTTGAGGTATATACTTCAGCGATGTATTATTTCAAACGTGGTTTTATTACGCCCTTTGCCTATGTTGGGATAGGCTTCACCACGAATAATCCTATGGGGCAAAGTACCATTGGAGAATGGGATTTGAGAGATGTTGAACCGGAAGCTGAAAAGGTACCTGGATTGGTGGGTATTGTACCTTTCGGTATGGGACTGGAATACGAAATTACCCCCGTATTATCAGTAGTAGCTGACCTGTCTTTACGTTATGCACTCAGTGATCAGCTGGATGCCGTAAGCAAAGAAATTATTCAGGTGGATGCGCTGGGCGCAGATGCGCTGGAATATCATTCATCGCTGTCTGAATACGTAGAACGTCAGGTGAATGAAGAGCCTGCCCTGAGAGGGGGCAGTTCTTCTGAAGGTGATATGTACGGCATGTTTAGCCTGAAAATCAAGTTCATCCCCACAGCCTCTATATTCGGCTGCATAGACCCTTATAAATACTCACGTCCCGACCGAAGACGAAAGCAAAGAAATTACGATCCACTTTAG
- a CDS encoding alpha-amylase family protein has product MPQNLTSEKVTLREKLETIARQDPNLLLEEVEGNEKIAIYQIFTRLFGNTNQRNIPYGTVEENGVGKFNHINEAALKSIKAMGSTHIWYTGIIAHAVLTDFTDFGVPLDDADVVKGRAGSPYAIKDYYDVNPDLAEDVKQRMQEFEALVERTHAAGMKVLIDFVPNHVARQYSSNAKPDGVQDLGASDDTSKAFDPNNNFYYIPGQAFQVPAAYNPLGDHSFPGKDGKFEEYPAKATGNDQFTATPTVNDWFETVKLNYGVDYLNNRQTYFDPIPDTWLKMRDVLLFWAAKKVDGFRCDMAEMVPVEFWHWVIPVVKKEYPALIFIAEIYNPEQYRNYIDHGRFDYLYDKVQLYDTLRAVMEGHADLRHITDIWQYLRGKNHHMLRFLENHDEQRIASRFFAGNPEKAKPAMVVSALLHTGPIMVYFGQEVGEPAEGDSGFSGDDGRTTIFDYWGVPEHQKWLNEHAYDGGQLSESQASLRDYYSQVLNLSQEPAIASGYFYDLHRHNSYFTQGYHDMIYAFLRFNEAQKLLIVSNFDANHGQAFKLKIPSTAIEAMDMSQNETYQLTDILLTDTELEMNTSEVIISEGEIGIPMKLAPLQSFVFEIK; this is encoded by the coding sequence ATGCCACAAAACCTAACATCAGAAAAAGTGACGCTGAGAGAAAAATTAGAAACCATAGCCCGGCAAGATCCAAATCTGCTGCTTGAGGAGGTAGAAGGGAATGAAAAGATAGCGATCTACCAGATCTTTACCCGCCTGTTCGGCAATACCAATCAACGAAATATACCCTACGGTACAGTAGAAGAAAACGGTGTAGGTAAATTCAACCACATCAATGAGGCTGCGCTAAAAAGCATCAAGGCAATGGGTAGTACCCATATCTGGTATACTGGCATTATAGCGCATGCGGTACTCACGGATTTCACTGATTTTGGTGTGCCGCTGGATGATGCGGATGTCGTCAAAGGACGGGCAGGTTCTCCCTATGCGATCAAAGATTATTATGATGTCAACCCCGATCTGGCAGAAGATGTAAAGCAGCGTATGCAGGAGTTTGAAGCGCTGGTAGAACGAACCCATGCTGCCGGAATGAAAGTACTCATTGACTTTGTTCCCAATCATGTAGCCCGGCAATATTCCTCAAATGCCAAGCCTGATGGAGTACAGGATCTTGGTGCCTCCGATGACACATCCAAGGCCTTTGACCCCAACAACAATTTTTACTATATACCAGGACAGGCGTTTCAGGTTCCTGCAGCATATAATCCATTAGGTGATCATTCTTTTCCAGGCAAGGATGGCAAGTTTGAGGAATATCCTGCCAAGGCTACCGGCAACGATCAGTTTACCGCTACCCCCACCGTCAACGACTGGTTTGAAACGGTAAAACTCAACTATGGCGTAGATTACCTGAACAACCGCCAGACCTACTTTGACCCTATACCCGATACCTGGCTCAAGATGCGGGATGTTTTACTTTTCTGGGCTGCTAAAAAAGTGGATGGCTTCCGCTGTGACATGGCAGAGATGGTTCCTGTGGAATTCTGGCACTGGGTGATCCCTGTGGTTAAAAAAGAATACCCAGCGCTTATTTTTATCGCAGAAATCTATAATCCTGAGCAGTACCGCAACTATATTGATCACGGCCGCTTTGATTATCTCTACGATAAGGTACAGTTATACGATACACTGCGGGCAGTGATGGAAGGCCATGCTGACCTTCGGCATATTACTGACATCTGGCAGTACCTGAGAGGAAAAAACCATCATATGCTGCGCTTTCTGGAAAATCATGATGAGCAACGCATTGCTTCCCGCTTCTTTGCAGGAAACCCTGAAAAGGCTAAACCAGCAATGGTAGTTAGCGCTTTACTCCACACCGGCCCTATTATGGTCTACTTCGGTCAGGAAGTAGGAGAACCGGCAGAAGGTGATTCCGGATTTAGCGGTGATGACGGACGTACCACCATCTTTGACTACTGGGGGGTGCCTGAGCATCAGAAATGGCTCAACGAGCATGCTTATGATGGAGGACAGCTCAGTGAAAGCCAGGCAAGCTTAAGGGACTATTACAGCCAGGTGCTCAACTTAAGTCAGGAGCCAGCAATTGCCTCTGGCTATTTCTACGATCTGCACAGGCACAACAGCTATTTTACGCAAGGATACCATGATATGATATATGCCTTTCTGCGTTTTAATGAAGCACAAAAGCTACTCATAGTGAGTAATTTTGATGCAAATCATGGCCAGGCGTTTAAGCTAAAGATCCCAAGTACAGCTATTGAAGCCATGGACATGTCACAAAACGAAACTTATCAGTTAACAGACATACTTCTTACCGATACTGAGTTGGAAATGAACACCTCCGAGGTCATTATCAGTGAGGGCGAAATTGGTATACCTATGAAATTGGCCCCTCTTCAGTCTTTTGTTTTCGAGATTAAGTGA